One stretch of Hymenobacter chitinivorans DSM 11115 DNA includes these proteins:
- a CDS encoding SRPBCC family protein produces the protein MEPKTRVKAEDGQQDLLITRTFELPLPLLFTAYTDPAIIEQWMGTKVLKLDNHKHGGWQFETTNAQGQVVFRAGGVIHEFVPDQKITRTFEIENAPFGPQLEFLEFESLPNGAGQLRMHIVYRSVAQRNQQLQLPFAKGLNLAHNRLQDIVGQLLTR, from the coding sequence ATGGAGCCCAAAACCCGAGTCAAGGCCGAAGATGGGCAGCAGGATTTGCTCATCACCCGCACCTTCGAGTTGCCGCTGCCCCTGCTCTTCACGGCCTACACCGACCCCGCCATCATCGAGCAGTGGATGGGCACCAAGGTGCTCAAGCTGGACAACCACAAGCACGGCGGCTGGCAGTTCGAAACCACCAATGCCCAGGGCCAGGTGGTGTTCCGGGCCGGGGGCGTCATCCACGAGTTTGTTCCCGACCAGAAAATCACCCGCACCTTCGAAATCGAGAATGCGCCCTTCGGCCCCCAGCTGGAATTCCTGGAGTTCGAAAGCCTTCCGAACGGGGCCGGCCAGTTGCGCATGCACATCGTCTACCGCTCGGTGGCCCAGCGCAACCAGCAGCTGCAATTGCCCTTTGCCAAGGGCCTCAACCTGGCCCACAACCGCCTGCAGGATATCGTCGGCCAGCTGCTCACCCGCTAA
- a CDS encoding prolyl hydroxylase family protein, whose protein sequence is MKYTALTNSIFLIEDFLTRQECLEYIALSETLGYELAAVNTAAGARVKPHIRNNSRAFYQSEDLATRLWDQVRPFVPAQLGPGHACGLNELFRFYRYQRGHQFRGHFDGSYQRSATEASCFTFMVYLNDNFQGGDTTFRDLRVQPRQGMALVFLHSLYHAGSEVTQGVKYVLRSDIMYRWPAGS, encoded by the coding sequence GTGAAATACACCGCCCTCACCAACTCCATCTTCCTGATTGAAGACTTTCTTACCCGCCAGGAATGCCTGGAATACATTGCCCTGAGCGAAACCCTGGGCTACGAGCTGGCGGCCGTCAATACCGCCGCCGGGGCCCGTGTCAAACCCCACATCCGCAACAACAGCCGCGCCTTTTACCAGAGTGAAGACCTGGCCACCCGGCTCTGGGACCAAGTCCGGCCCTTCGTGCCCGCCCAGCTGGGCCCTGGCCACGCCTGCGGCCTCAACGAGCTGTTCCGGTTCTACCGCTACCAGCGCGGCCACCAGTTCCGCGGCCACTTCGACGGCAGCTACCAGCGCTCCGCCACCGAGGCCAGCTGCTTCACCTTTATGGTGTACCTCAACGACAACTTCCAGGGCGGCGACACCACCTTTCGCGACCTGCGGGTGCAGCCCCGGCAGGGCATGGCCCTCGTATTTTTGCACAGCCTCTACCACGCCGGCAGCGAAGTAACCCAGGGCGTCAAATACGTCCTCCGCTCCGATATTATGTACCGCTGGCCGGCGGGTAGCTAA
- a CDS encoding metalloregulator ArsR/SmtB family transcription factor, which yields MNLRRDAFQAIADPTRRAILLLLASQSLTAGAIAASFDSARPTVSKHLQILTECELLTQEQKGREMYYHLNPVGIKAIADFVEPFRQMWDERFNQLEALLKARHPQNPA from the coding sequence ATGAATCTACGCCGCGACGCCTTCCAGGCCATTGCCGACCCCACCCGCCGGGCCATTCTGCTGCTGCTGGCCTCCCAGTCGCTCACGGCCGGGGCCATTGCCGCCAGCTTCGACTCGGCCCGGCCCACCGTGTCCAAGCACCTGCAAATCCTGACCGAGTGCGAGCTGCTGACCCAGGAGCAGAAGGGCCGGGAAATGTACTACCACCTCAACCCGGTCGGCATCAAAGCCATAGCCGACTTCGTTGAGCCCTTCCGCCAGATGTGGGATGAGCGGTTCAACCAGCTGGAAGCCCTGCTCAAAGCGCGCCACCCCCAAAACCCCGCATAA
- a CDS encoding YdeI/OmpD-associated family protein produces the protein MAPSVDLYFADGCGRCALVATPACSVRKWQPALHALRALALGSGLTEELKWGVPCYTLGTKNVVLIHAFKDYCALNFFNGALLSDPNSLLVQQTPNVQAARQIRFTDAQEILRLESVLHTYIREAIAVEEAGLKVARKPTSDFPLPEELHDALAANAALKAAFHTLTPGRQRGYLLFFAAPKQAKTRAARIEKYTPHILSGKGLHD, from the coding sequence ATGGCTCCCTCCGTTGACTTGTATTTTGCCGATGGCTGCGGCCGTTGCGCCCTGGTTGCTACCCCCGCCTGCAGCGTCCGAAAATGGCAGCCGGCCCTGCATGCCCTGCGCGCCCTGGCGCTTGGGAGCGGCCTCACGGAAGAGCTGAAGTGGGGCGTGCCCTGCTACACGCTCGGCACCAAGAACGTCGTGCTCATCCACGCCTTCAAGGACTACTGCGCCCTCAACTTCTTCAACGGCGCCCTGCTCAGCGACCCAAACAGCCTGCTCGTGCAGCAAACCCCGAACGTGCAGGCCGCCCGCCAGATCCGGTTTACCGACGCCCAGGAAATACTCCGGCTGGAGTCCGTGCTGCACACCTATATCCGGGAGGCAATTGCCGTTGAGGAGGCCGGCCTGAAAGTGGCGCGTAAGCCAACCTCCGACTTCCCCCTGCCCGAAGAGCTGCACGATGCCCTGGCCGCTAATGCCGCGCTGAAAGCCGCGTTCCACACCCTGACGCCCGGCCGGCAGCGCGGCTACCTGCTGTTTTTTGCCGCCCCCAAGCAAGCCAAAACCCGGGCGGCGAGAATTGAAAAGTACACCCCGCACATT
- a CDS encoding RtcB family protein gives MAQQLRGNDLRQLGFPEGRAIGLALAQLQRKHLKKISLTDQLALLQHILAAPHDFATHLDWSHVAAALVPPPSRHIELVARKPYALYGAEHIEPGALHQMDTAMKLPVTVAGALMPDAHHGYGLPIGGVLATDNAVIPYAVGVDIGCRMALSVFALPPKFISQRVQELQKLLLDHTRFGNRTGFDRGKKLGHEVLDSDTFRAVPFLRNKQATAAEQIGTSGSGNHFVEFGVVDITDPSNDMNLPVGQYVGLLSHSGSRGLGASVANHYTKLAMENCQLPNEAKHLAWLGLDGELGQEYWAAMTLAGDFASACHHQIHHRLAKALGERPLANVENHHNFAWKERLADGREVIVHRKGATPAGQGVLGIIPGSMTAPGFIVRGRGVAESLASASHGAGRLMSRTRAKQELGEAQVRQYLKDHDVVLQGGGVDEAPMAYKDIHAVMQSQQELVDVLGSFTPKIVRMDGA, from the coding sequence ATGGCCCAACAACTACGCGGCAACGACCTTCGGCAGCTTGGCTTCCCCGAAGGCCGCGCCATCGGGCTTGCGCTGGCCCAATTGCAGCGCAAGCACCTCAAGAAAATTTCCCTCACCGACCAGCTGGCCCTGCTCCAGCACATCCTGGCCGCGCCCCACGACTTTGCCACCCACCTCGACTGGAGCCACGTGGCCGCCGCATTAGTGCCGCCCCCGTCCCGCCACATCGAGCTGGTGGCCCGCAAGCCCTACGCCCTGTATGGCGCTGAGCACATCGAGCCCGGCGCCCTGCACCAGATGGACACGGCCATGAAGCTGCCCGTCACCGTGGCCGGGGCCCTCATGCCCGATGCCCACCACGGCTACGGCCTGCCCATCGGCGGCGTGCTGGCCACCGACAACGCGGTGATTCCCTACGCGGTGGGCGTTGATATCGGGTGCCGCATGGCGCTGTCGGTGTTTGCCCTGCCGCCCAAGTTTATCAGCCAGCGGGTGCAGGAGCTGCAAAAGCTGCTGCTCGACCACACCCGCTTCGGCAACCGTACCGGCTTCGACCGGGGCAAGAAACTCGGCCACGAGGTGCTCGACAGCGACACGTTCCGGGCCGTGCCCTTCCTGCGCAACAAGCAGGCCACCGCCGCCGAGCAAATCGGCACCTCGGGCTCGGGCAACCACTTCGTCGAGTTCGGCGTGGTCGACATCACCGACCCCTCCAACGACATGAACCTGCCCGTGGGCCAGTACGTGGGACTATTGTCGCACTCCGGCTCCCGCGGCCTGGGTGCCAGCGTCGCCAACCACTACACCAAGCTGGCCATGGAAAACTGCCAGCTGCCCAACGAGGCCAAGCACCTGGCCTGGCTGGGCCTCGATGGCGAATTGGGCCAGGAGTACTGGGCGGCCATGACCCTGGCCGGCGACTTTGCCTCGGCCTGCCACCACCAGATTCACCACCGCTTGGCCAAAGCCCTGGGCGAGCGGCCCCTGGCCAACGTGGAAAACCACCACAACTTCGCCTGGAAAGAGCGGCTGGCCGATGGGCGCGAGGTAATCGTGCACCGCAAGGGCGCTACCCCGGCCGGCCAGGGCGTGCTGGGCATCATCCCCGGCTCGATGACCGCCCCCGGCTTTATCGTGCGCGGCCGGGGCGTGGCCGAGTCCCTGGCCTCGGCTTCCCACGGCGCGGGCCGGCTCATGTCGCGCACCCGGGCCAAGCAGGAGCTCGGCGAAGCCCAGGTGCGCCAGTACCTGAAAGACCACGACGTGGTGCTGCAGGGTGGGGGAGTAGACGAAGCCCCGATGGCCTACAAGGACATCCACGCCGTGATGCAAAGCCAGCAGGAGCTGGTGGACGTGCTGGGCTCGTTCACGCCCAAAATCGTGCGCATGGACGGCGCGTAA